Genomic DNA from Thermotoga petrophila RKU-1:
GAACTGCTTGAAAAGATCGCAGCTGTGAAAGAGGAGATCGAGATGGAGTTCGACAAAGAGATTTCGCTCAACAGAGAAGTTGTGAACAATATCGGCCTTAAACTTGGAAATCTCTCAAGAGACTACGAAAGATACAAGGAGAATGTGGACGCAAAGATCTCTGAAGTGAACGAAAAACTCGCAGCCCTTGAAAAGGATCTCGGAAATAGGATCGCCGATCTCGAGGGAATAGTCAATCTCCACGAGAAAGACATCATAAACATCTACAACAAGATCGGTTCCGTTAACGAGGAACTCAACAACAAGATCGCCGCGACAGAAGAGAAACTCTCCAGAAGAGACGAAGAAATCTCCGCAATGGTCGAACTCCACGAAAAGGACATCATAAACCTCTACAACAAGGTCGCTGCACTCAACGAAGATCTCAGCAAAAAAATACTTGACACGAAGGCCGAACTTTCTGCTAAAATAGAGTCACAGGAGAAAACGTTGAACATGGTCTACACAAAACTCCTCGACACAGAAAGCAAATTGAACGATGAAATTTCCGCTCTCAAGGAAAAGGACGCGGAGATACAGAAGACGGTTGATCTTCATGAACAGGATATCGTCAACCTCTACGGAAAAACGTCGTCTCTCGAAGAAGACCTCAACATGAAGTACAACGAGACTAACGAAAAGATCGATCAGGTGAAGGCGGAACTCGAGGACAAAATCGAAAGCGTGAAGGCTTACAACAGGAATCTCAGCATCCTCACAGGTGCGTTCTTTGGAATTCTCGGTCTCATTCTGATCGCAATCAGTGGTAAATAAAACCAAAATTTATT
This window encodes:
- a CDS encoding S-layer homology domain-containing protein, encoding MKRVLLTVAMLSVFFSAMFAFFPDVPKDHWAYEYVWKLWQRGVFIGYPDGEFKGDRYITRYEAATAVSRLLDFIEQKMLAGASGNLTQVVGNLSDKYMALEEKVNSLTGILDTLASQIGTTQANLTETERELLEKIAAVKEEIEMEFDKEISLNREVVNNIGLKLGNLSRDYERYKENVDAKISEVNEKLAALEKDLGNRIADLEGIVNLHEKDIINIYNKIGSVNEELNNKIAATEEKLSRRDEEISAMVELHEKDIINLYNKVAALNEDLSKKILDTKAELSAKIESQEKTLNMVYTKLLDTESKLNDEISALKEKDAEIQKTVDLHEQDIVNLYGKTSSLEEDLNMKYNETNEKIDQVKAELEDKIESVKAYNRNLSILTGAFFGILGLILIAISGK